One region of Chlorobiota bacterium genomic DNA includes:
- a CDS encoding MotA/TolQ/ExbB proton channel family protein, with protein sequence MKSKYFVIGVVLACLIVGVLIWQFLFGAAGNFSDAAREKPINLLGTVYTGGWVVPVLVGLTLMVVTFIVERLMSLSRAQGRGNLSAFLRKVHDNLEHDNVDAALDECARQRGSAANILRAGLERWQQVRNDASLDKEKKLTEVKRAIDEATGLETPLLEKNLVALSTVASISTMFGLLGTTIGMIRAFAALGGGEGAVSATQLSIGISEALINTAFGLIAAILAIVAYNIFTNKVDNFVYMIEESTLSMMEILTVKVK encoded by the coding sequence ATGAAAAGCAAGTATTTCGTCATCGGCGTTGTTCTGGCCTGCTTAATTGTGGGCGTGCTTATCTGGCAATTCTTATTCGGCGCGGCGGGCAACTTCTCCGATGCCGCACGCGAAAAACCGATCAACCTTCTTGGAACGGTCTATACCGGCGGTTGGGTTGTGCCGGTGCTGGTGGGGCTAACATTAATGGTGGTAACGTTCATCGTTGAACGGTTGATGTCGCTATCGCGGGCACAAGGGCGCGGCAACTTATCGGCGTTCCTCCGCAAGGTTCACGACAATCTTGAGCACGACAACGTTGACGCAGCGTTGGACGAATGCGCCCGCCAACGCGGTTCCGCCGCCAACATCCTTCGCGCCGGGCTGGAACGCTGGCAGCAGGTTCGCAACGATGCTTCGTTGGACAAGGAGAAAAAACTTACCGAAGTGAAGCGCGCCATTGACGAAGCAACGGGCCTGGAAACCCCGCTTCTGGAAAAGAACTTGGTCGCGCTCTCGACGGTGGCTTCTATCTCCACCATGTTCGGTCTGTTGGGAACAACAATCGGTATGATTCGTGCCTTCGCAGCACTGGGCGGTGGCGAAGGCGCAGTATCGGCAACACAGCTTTCGATCGGTATCTCCGAAGCTCTTATCAACACAGCGTTCGGCCTTATCGCGGCAATCTTGGCAATCGTTGCCTACAACATCTTCACCAACAAGGTGGACAACTTTGTGTACATGATTGAGGAGTCAACGCTCTCGATGATGGAAATCCTGACCGTCAAAGTGAAGTAA
- a CDS encoding tetratricopeptide repeat protein, whose amino-acid sequence MTMRSFSFAARTAAVVFLLALLAVPAIAQGSALDRARAAASEGDFTNAARLYEEAVKEAPKDETVLAEAGDVNMELERYATARDYYQRALDHDSKNAAFNRKYALALSALGSNTEAVEAARKAMKSDDGSLESSMTLGQVLINAGKDSLNTAELTILTASKKFPNAPEPQTALGDLYFARGVYELAQTYYEKALSLDAKLIDARVRLGRSYREMAIRCPDLECAKPYYSKALTEYNDVTVRASKNARAWLEQGEILMLAQEYEKAGQSFTKYVELRPEDPRGDILLSRAAYEGHFYLQAIEPLERVLSRNDSISKEFADRARLMLGLAYMADKKYDKARDSYAKVPEAMMKRDDRQYYASAMLTSGGDTVKALGIYRKLLEENPNDCELGIKLGNMYYKMKKYADVVDVFTQRIQNCPNEPKYTSYLFIGLSQFSLQQYAQSAASLHQAIKADSTEADGYFWLMNVYAKADSINKAAEIGRVFTARNFDETVKENASKLSTAYFFMGFDKFNEGKNKKNNKAFSEAITYFERAAKLNPENGQNYLFMAYCHQYLNEKEGACKNYRQALKYDPNNANIKKNLSDLGC is encoded by the coding sequence ATGACCATGCGTTCATTCAGCTTTGCCGCACGTACCGCGGCAGTCGTTTTCCTCTTGGCGTTGCTGGCCGTGCCGGCAATTGCGCAGGGTAGTGCTTTAGATCGCGCCCGTGCCGCCGCAAGCGAAGGAGATTTCACCAATGCCGCACGCTTGTATGAAGAGGCCGTAAAAGAAGCTCCAAAAGATGAGACTGTGCTTGCCGAAGCCGGCGATGTAAACATGGAGCTTGAGCGGTACGCCACCGCACGCGACTACTACCAACGGGCATTAGACCACGACAGCAAAAACGCTGCGTTCAATCGGAAGTACGCGCTGGCCCTTTCCGCCCTGGGAAGCAATACCGAGGCCGTTGAAGCGGCGCGCAAAGCAATGAAAAGCGATGATGGCTCGTTGGAAAGCAGCATGACCCTGGGGCAAGTGCTGATTAACGCCGGCAAGGACTCGCTGAACACTGCCGAGCTTACCATCCTGACCGCCAGCAAAAAATTCCCCAACGCCCCCGAACCGCAAACGGCACTGGGCGATCTCTACTTCGCCCGCGGTGTGTACGAGCTTGCGCAGACCTACTACGAAAAAGCCTTATCGCTTGATGCCAAGCTGATTGATGCTCGCGTTCGGCTGGGCCGCTCCTACCGGGAAATGGCCATTCGCTGCCCTGACCTTGAATGCGCCAAGCCATACTACTCCAAGGCCTTAACGGAATACAACGACGTAACGGTGCGCGCTTCGAAGAACGCCCGTGCGTGGTTGGAACAAGGGGAAATCTTGATGTTGGCGCAGGAGTATGAGAAAGCGGGGCAATCCTTCACCAAGTATGTGGAGCTTCGTCCGGAAGACCCACGAGGCGACATCTTGCTGTCGCGTGCTGCTTACGAAGGGCATTTCTACTTGCAGGCAATCGAGCCGTTGGAGCGTGTGCTTTCGCGGAACGACTCCATCTCGAAGGAGTTTGCCGATCGCGCCCGCTTAATGCTGGGTCTGGCGTATATGGCCGACAAGAAGTATGACAAAGCCCGGGATAGCTATGCAAAAGTGCCGGAAGCGATGATGAAGCGTGACGACCGCCAATACTACGCCTCGGCAATGCTAACCTCCGGTGGCGACACCGTGAAGGCATTGGGCATCTACCGTAAACTGCTGGAAGAAAACCCGAACGATTGCGAGCTGGGCATAAAGCTGGGAAACATGTACTACAAGATGAAGAAGTATGCTGATGTGGTTGATGTTTTCACGCAGCGAATTCAGAACTGCCCGAACGAGCCGAAGTACACATCATATCTGTTCATTGGCTTGTCGCAATTCTCCTTGCAGCAGTATGCGCAATCGGCGGCATCACTTCACCAGGCCATTAAAGCCGACAGCACCGAGGCCGACGGATACTTCTGGCTGATGAACGTCTATGCGAAGGCCGACTCTATCAACAAGGCGGCGGAAATTGGCCGGGTGTTCACCGCCCGCAACTTCGATGAAACCGTGAAGGAGAACGCCAGCAAGCTCTCCACCGCGTACTTCTTCATGGGCTTCGACAAGTTCAACGAAGGGAAAAACAAGAAGAATAACAAGGCCTTCAGCGAAGCGATCACCTACTTTGAACGCGCTGCAAAATTGAACCCGGAAAATGGCCAGAACTATCTGTTCATGGCCTATTGCCACCAGTATCTGAACGAAAAAGAAGGTGCTTGCAAGAACTACCGCCAGGCACTGAAATACGACCCGAACAACGCAAACATCAAGAAGAATCTGTCCGATTTAGGATGTTGA
- a CDS encoding substrate-binding domain-containing protein: MKNTTNTPLSNFCNGLRQLLSSGGGFSSALVLLVSLIAGGCENSQPGTSRMTSGRLVVAVDEAYAPLFRVLADSFMARTPNAKIEVQEMNPRMAVQYLLDHYNDTTASFAAIIGRQLLPDESEAIAKSNLQPRQYAIAYDGLAVVVPVASPFKQTTREDLVAALRSPSPTTEQIESGVPSAPLSFVIPDQNSSAFALLRQLLPRDSTIVAPARYVSRADSVNTLVADGKGVGVVGWYVAHRDSARLRTLYMGYTDSLGRHHTPARVHPSSLVTDVYPLKQPIVGYTFADVKSVANGFLIAVSKGRESQRYIVEQGLQAENVKLRLVTPGAEE; this comes from the coding sequence ATGAAGAACACCACCAACACCCCCCTCTCCAATTTTTGCAATGGCCTTCGCCAATTGCTATCCAGTGGTGGCGGTTTTTCCAGTGCCCTTGTGTTGCTGGTTTCGCTGATAGCTGGCGGCTGCGAAAATTCGCAACCAGGAACCAGCCGCATGACTTCCGGGCGGTTGGTGGTGGCGGTGGACGAGGCCTACGCCCCGCTGTTCCGCGTGCTGGCCGATAGCTTCATGGCACGCACGCCAAATGCCAAAATAGAGGTCCAGGAAATGAACCCGCGGATGGCGGTTCAGTACCTTCTGGATCATTACAACGACACGACCGCTTCCTTTGCCGCAATCATTGGGCGGCAGCTTCTTCCCGATGAATCGGAGGCAATCGCCAAGTCCAATCTGCAGCCGCGCCAGTACGCCATTGCCTACGATGGCCTTGCGGTGGTGGTCCCGGTTGCTTCACCGTTCAAGCAGACAACGCGGGAAGATTTGGTTGCGGCCTTGCGCTCCCCTTCCCCAACAACGGAACAGATAGAGAGCGGAGTTCCTTCTGCCCCGCTATCGTTTGTGATCCCTGACCAAAACTCATCGGCGTTTGCGCTTCTGCGGCAGCTTCTTCCCCGTGACTCCACGATTGTGGCCCCGGCCCGCTACGTCAGCCGTGCCGACTCCGTCAACACGTTGGTGGCCGATGGAAAGGGGGTTGGGGTGGTTGGCTGGTACGTTGCCCATCGCGACAGCGCACGATTGCGGACGCTCTACATGGGCTACACCGATAGCCTGGGCCGGCATCACACGCCGGCGCGGGTGCATCCTTCGTCGCTTGTCACCGATGTCTATCCATTGAAGCAGCCGATTGTTGGCTACACCTTTGCGGATGTGAAATCGGTGGCCAATGGGTTCCTGATTGCCGTCTCGAAGGGGCGCGAATCGCAGCGGTACATTGTTGAGCAAGGGCTGCAAGCCGAGAACGTTAAACTACGACTGGTGACACCCGGAGCCGAGGAGTAA
- a CDS encoding energy transducer TonB → MNVTETLKYGAAELKRFYNPNLRTAFATSVAFHLLLLSIPFLISAVAADNKKAAPVTKMKLTNLPPPPPPDNATPPPPPPMIPPNLQTGGTGNGGVAARAGVPIAVPDALITPEMQKFATTDVISVATPEGGDGTGFSIGDGEGLGAPQIDVSNTQVKEKEEAKDPYEFVPVEKEPSYDEADLQRRVKYPEIAKRNGISGRVTVRVYVNKTGKAEKCIIEQSDNKILEEEARRAVLETVFTPAIQNGNPIGLWMSIPVNFQLN, encoded by the coding sequence ATGAACGTCACAGAAACACTGAAGTACGGCGCAGCAGAACTGAAGCGGTTTTACAACCCAAACCTACGGACGGCGTTTGCCACCTCGGTAGCGTTTCACTTGTTGCTGCTTTCAATTCCGTTCCTAATCTCTGCTGTGGCCGCCGATAACAAGAAGGCAGCACCGGTGACAAAGATGAAGCTGACGAACCTTCCGCCGCCGCCGCCGCCGGATAACGCAACGCCGCCGCCGCCGCCGCCAATGATTCCGCCAAACCTGCAAACGGGCGGGACCGGAAATGGTGGTGTGGCCGCCCGCGCCGGTGTGCCGATTGCCGTCCCCGACGCATTGATTACGCCGGAGATGCAGAAGTTCGCAACCACCGATGTGATCTCCGTTGCCACCCCAGAAGGAGGCGATGGAACCGGCTTCTCCATTGGTGATGGCGAGGGGCTTGGCGCGCCACAGATTGACGTGAGCAACACACAGGTGAAGGAGAAAGAAGAGGCCAAAGACCCCTACGAGTTTGTGCCGGTGGAGAAGGAACCGTCGTACGATGAAGCCGATTTGCAACGGCGGGTGAAGTACCCAGAAATCGCCAAGCGCAACGGCATCTCGGGGCGCGTAACGGTGCGCGTCTATGTGAACAAAACGGGGAAAGCGGAGAAGTGCATCATTGAGCAGAGCGACAACAAGATTCTGGAAGAAGAAGCACGCCGCGCGGTGTTGGAAACGGTCTTCACGCCGGCAATCCAAAATGGCAATCCCATTGGCCTTTGGATGTCAATCCCGGTGAACTTCCAGCTGAACTAA
- a CDS encoding STAS domain-containing protein, with translation MFSSKVKTALADGVRIVELNGEFIGGNETDDLRDTLAQESKDGTQKLLIDLAGATYLNSTALGALISAHTSFSKRGAQVAICNASDNINNIFVITKLALVFQAYGTRSEAMAALQG, from the coding sequence ATGTTCTCGTCGAAAGTGAAAACGGCCTTGGCCGATGGTGTCCGCATCGTTGAGCTGAATGGCGAATTTATTGGTGGTAACGAGACGGATGACCTGCGTGACACGCTGGCGCAGGAGTCGAAGGATGGAACCCAGAAGTTGTTGATTGACCTTGCCGGAGCAACCTATCTGAACTCCACCGCGCTGGGTGCGCTGATTTCGGCACACACCAGTTTCAGCAAGCGGGGGGCGCAGGTGGCGATCTGCAACGCCTCGGACAACATCAACAATATCTTCGTCATCACGAAGTTAGCGTTGGTGTTCCAAGCCTACGGAACCCGTTCCGAAGCAATGGCGGCACTGCAAGGGTAG
- a CDS encoding DUF1573 domain-containing protein produces MEYWLLLRAVACVAVAAVAASSLGFAQGNASSQGKIEVVGGTTYDWGDVKPGVLNGEVVVKNTGKGNLHILELRASCSCTGTLLADSVIKPGATATISLALTTGNSAGRIHKPLTILSTDPTNPAVKLDLTANIRQAYTIMPFEFFNVMNARIGKETMASINIISLSDSTFTLFAPELVEGNADVRFEQTSPIQIKPRGIVPVRMFVTPRKPGKIQGKVLIKTNNPEALEKVIEITGTNVPAPEKSADSR; encoded by the coding sequence ATGGAATACTGGCTGTTGTTGCGTGCGGTTGCTTGCGTGGCGGTTGCTGCGGTGGCGGCATCTTCGCTTGGGTTCGCCCAGGGGAATGCTTCTTCGCAAGGAAAGATTGAGGTTGTTGGCGGGACCACCTACGATTGGGGCGATGTGAAGCCCGGGGTGCTGAACGGCGAGGTGGTGGTGAAGAACACAGGCAAAGGGAACTTGCACATCCTTGAGCTGCGCGCCTCCTGCTCCTGCACGGGGACGTTACTGGCCGACAGCGTTATTAAGCCCGGAGCCACGGCAACCATCAGCTTGGCACTGACCACAGGAAACAGTGCCGGAAGAATCCACAAGCCATTGACGATCCTTTCAACCGACCCCACCAACCCCGCAGTAAAACTGGACCTTACTGCCAACATCCGCCAGGCTTACACCATCATGCCGTTTGAGTTCTTCAACGTGATGAACGCGCGGATTGGGAAGGAGACGATGGCATCCATCAACATCATCAGCCTAAGCGATTCGACATTTACGCTGTTTGCCCCCGAGCTGGTGGAAGGGAACGCAGATGTTCGGTTCGAGCAAACATCCCCCATCCAGATCAAGCCACGCGGAATCGTCCCGGTGCGGATGTTCGTCACCCCGCGTAAGCCGGGAAAAATCCAGGGGAAGGTGCTCATCAAAACCAACAACCCCGAAGCGTTGGAGAAGGTCATTGAAATCACCGGAACAAACGTCCCTGCGCCCGAAAAATCTGCGGACTCTCGGTAA
- a CDS encoding PD40 domain-containing protein, giving the protein MNNNNNQHKPAVYGMRLRSLLPSLLALVALSLLSSALLHAQPPGGDQDIKKFQIRNLGPVVNTTDLEYAPTITADGRTLFFVSDRAGGVGGHDFWFTTKANRLDTVFTPPVNLGPPVNTGENEGVASIAADGQTIFFTGCNRDDGLGDCDIYEAELDGNEWTNVRNVEEINSPAWDSQPSIASDGKTLYFCSTREGALGGEGDADIYVSTKQSDGKWSKPKNLGPPINTPQREDSPFIFPGGKLLYFSSAGHGGQGGLDFFTAKLNAGVFSEPENLGEPFNTERDERFITLPAAGDIVYFASERDDLGNEGKLDIFMGLLPPRTVTILIKGRVFDQCTGDNLPADLTFVNRQNGETIQAVKTNMATGTYSFVVNAEGAMTIDVAGNSPGYKAIKETIEVPKTTKYMEITKDFPLGEMPVLGATYDTSDYVRALKQNQPNAPAKYREFHGLLIEENLVKELYPLLTYVFFDSGSAKIPDRYILFTSPDQTNNFNDSTIPGGTLQKYYHMLNIVGYRMRKHPDTKIEIQGCNSNSESGNDASQTAIGEVIDVSGKRGQVVYDYLINIWQIDPSRITLMKPRNMPRLRSNPKDPLGIVENRRTEINVVDPAGAGWEVAKPIIQVDFRRYPQPDTMHFQMKNGINDALVARRAIEIKRNGQIWHTMTNVGTTDAVSPEYNWGKGGDEEQIPNTEEPYTAQLVVYNKDGKECRSPEIQIPVMIVTNERKRVEGLVDSTKDRYSLVLFEFDSPKAGPLNERILKEFIYGDIRSGAKINVTGYTDVVGADDRNLKLSKDRAKTVTDGIGRNVNKALINSLYGDGVGETSPLYNNNLPEGRFYNRTVQVLISTPSGGGGS; this is encoded by the coding sequence ATGAACAACAACAACAACCAACACAAGCCGGCGGTGTATGGGATGCGCCTGCGCTCCCTCCTTCCCTCCCTGCTTGCCCTGGTTGCGCTAAGCCTTCTAAGCAGCGCACTGCTGCATGCGCAACCACCGGGCGGCGATCAAGACATCAAAAAATTCCAAATCCGCAACCTTGGACCCGTTGTCAACACAACGGACCTAGAGTATGCGCCAACAATTACTGCCGATGGTCGCACCCTCTTTTTTGTGAGCGACCGAGCCGGCGGGGTTGGTGGTCACGACTTTTGGTTTACGACCAAAGCAAATCGCCTAGACACCGTCTTTACTCCACCCGTGAACCTTGGCCCCCCAGTGAACACCGGTGAGAACGAAGGCGTGGCCTCGATCGCTGCCGACGGCCAAACGATCTTCTTCACCGGCTGTAATCGTGATGACGGGCTTGGCGATTGCGACATCTACGAAGCCGAGCTTGACGGAAACGAATGGACCAACGTCCGTAACGTGGAGGAGATCAACTCCCCCGCATGGGACTCGCAGCCCTCGATCGCTTCCGATGGCAAAACCCTCTACTTCTGCTCCACTCGCGAAGGCGCGCTTGGCGGCGAAGGTGATGCCGACATCTACGTCAGCACCAAGCAGTCGGACGGCAAATGGTCCAAACCAAAAAACCTTGGACCGCCAATTAACACACCGCAGCGCGAGGATAGCCCGTTTATCTTTCCGGGTGGTAAGCTCCTCTATTTCTCCTCGGCCGGCCACGGTGGGCAAGGGGGATTGGACTTCTTCACCGCGAAGCTGAACGCCGGGGTCTTCTCCGAGCCAGAAAATTTGGGCGAGCCGTTCAACACCGAGCGCGACGAGCGTTTTATCACGCTTCCTGCCGCTGGCGACATCGTCTATTTCGCTTCCGAGCGGGACGATTTGGGGAACGAGGGGAAGTTGGACATCTTCATGGGATTGCTTCCCCCACGCACCGTCACCATCCTTATCAAGGGGCGGGTGTTCGACCAATGCACCGGGGATAACCTTCCGGCGGACCTCACCTTTGTCAATCGCCAGAATGGTGAGACCATCCAGGCCGTGAAAACCAACATGGCCACCGGAACCTACTCCTTTGTGGTGAACGCCGAAGGAGCCATGACGATTGATGTTGCCGGCAACAGCCCCGGCTACAAAGCCATTAAGGAAACAATCGAGGTTCCGAAGACCACCAAGTACATGGAGATCACCAAAGATTTCCCGTTGGGTGAGATGCCAGTGCTGGGCGCGACCTACGACACCTCCGATTACGTCCGGGCATTGAAGCAGAACCAGCCGAACGCACCGGCAAAATACCGTGAGTTCCACGGGTTGCTGATTGAAGAAAACTTGGTGAAGGAACTCTATCCGCTGCTGACCTACGTCTTCTTCGACAGCGGCAGCGCGAAAATCCCCGACCGCTACATCCTGTTCACCAGCCCTGACCAAACCAACAACTTCAACGACTCCACCATCCCGGGTGGTACGTTGCAGAAATACTACCACATGTTGAACATCGTGGGGTATCGGATGCGGAAGCACCCGGATACCAAGATCGAGATCCAAGGCTGCAACTCGAACAGCGAGTCCGGCAACGACGCAAGCCAAACGGCTATTGGTGAAGTGATTGATGTTTCCGGCAAGCGCGGCCAAGTGGTCTATGATTACTTGATCAACATCTGGCAGATTGACCCAAGCCGCATCACTTTGATGAAGCCGCGGAATATGCCGCGCTTGCGTTCGAACCCGAAAGACCCACTGGGCATTGTGGAGAATCGCCGCACCGAAATCAACGTGGTGGACCCCGCAGGCGCGGGCTGGGAAGTGGCCAAGCCGATCATTCAGGTTGACTTCCGCCGCTACCCGCAGCCCGACACCATGCACTTCCAGATGAAGAACGGCATTAACGATGCCCTGGTGGCGCGCCGCGCTATCGAGATCAAACGGAATGGCCAGATTTGGCACACGATGACGAACGTTGGAACCACCGATGCCGTCTCGCCAGAATACAACTGGGGCAAGGGTGGAGACGAGGAGCAGATTCCGAACACCGAGGAACCGTACACGGCGCAGCTTGTGGTCTATAACAAGGATGGCAAGGAGTGCCGCTCGCCGGAAATCCAGATTCCTGTGATGATTGTCACGAACGAACGAAAGCGCGTTGAAGGGCTGGTGGACAGCACCAAAGACCGTTACTCGCTGGTGTTGTTCGAGTTCGACAGCCCGAAGGCAGGGCCATTGAACGAGCGGATTCTGAAGGAATTTATCTACGGCGACATCCGTTCGGGAGCGAAGATCAACGTGACCGGCTACACCGACGTTGTCGGCGCCGACGACCGCAACCTGAAGCTCTCAAAAGACCGCGCCAAAACCGTCACCGACGGCATTGGCCGCAACGTCAACAAGGCATTGATAAACTCCCTGTATGGCGATGGCGTTGGGGAAACCTCCCCGCTGTATAACAACAACTTGCCAGAAGGGCGATTCTACAACCGAACCGTGCAGGTGCTGATCAGCACCCCATCGGGTGGTGGTGGAAGCTAA
- a CDS encoding D-tyrosyl-tRNA(Tyr) deacylase, whose amino-acid sequence MKAVIQRARNATVTVAGEVVGAVPKGMVVLLGVAATDTPPHAAMLAKKVANLRLFPDANEVPNLSLLDTGYGALVVSQFTLLADTRKGNRPSYIAAAPPELANDLYERFVQELRGLIGHGNVATGRFREMMDVAFVNEGPFTLLLESKV is encoded by the coding sequence ATGAAAGCGGTAATCCAACGGGCACGCAACGCCACGGTGACAGTTGCCGGGGAAGTGGTTGGCGCGGTTCCCAAAGGGATGGTGGTGCTGCTGGGCGTGGCCGCCACCGACACCCCGCCACACGCGGCAATGTTGGCAAAGAAAGTGGCGAACCTGCGGCTGTTCCCCGATGCCAACGAAGTCCCCAATCTTTCGCTGCTGGATACCGGCTACGGCGCGTTGGTGGTTAGCCAATTCACCCTTCTTGCCGACACCCGAAAAGGGAATCGCCCCAGCTACATTGCTGCCGCGCCGCCCGAGCTTGCCAACGATTTGTACGAACGGTTTGTTCAGGAACTGCGCGGGTTGATTGGCCACGGCAACGTTGCCACCGGGCGGTTCCGTGAGATGATGGATGTGGCGTTTGTCAACGAGGGGCCGTTCACCCTTTTGCTAGAGTCGAAGGTGTAA
- a CDS encoding biopolymer transporter ExbD, which produces MAGADLGESSSKKKKGGGGVKKPKRIGFKLDMTPLVDVAFLLLTFFMFATTMAQPQIMEMSVPPDITTPVEVAQSDLFTLYVSNKEHLFYNTGIDPTMRKIDIKDLKNLAVQKNAERENDLITSLKVDPAASYATVVNILDELNLAEGELVASYQEKNLKRERRFAVTPMTEEDKAELAKVDI; this is translated from the coding sequence ATGGCAGGCGCCGATTTAGGTGAAAGCTCTTCCAAAAAGAAGAAAGGTGGTGGTGGAGTAAAAAAACCGAAACGGATCGGTTTCAAGTTGGACATGACACCGTTGGTTGACGTAGCGTTCCTGCTGCTGACCTTCTTCATGTTCGCCACCACCATGGCACAACCGCAGATTATGGAGATGTCGGTTCCGCCCGACATCACCACCCCGGTCGAGGTGGCACAGTCGGACTTGTTCACGCTGTACGTCAGCAACAAGGAACACCTGTTCTACAACACCGGCATTGACCCAACCATGCGGAAGATTGACATCAAGGATTTGAAAAACCTGGCCGTGCAGAAAAATGCTGAGCGGGAGAACGACTTAATCACATCGCTGAAAGTTGACCCCGCAGCCAGCTACGCCACCGTGGTGAATATCCTTGATGAATTGAACCTTGCCGAAGGGGAATTGGTGGCTTCTTACCAGGAGAAAAACCTGAAGCGGGAGCGGCGGTTTGCAGTCACGCCAATGACCGAAGAGGACAAGGCCGAGCTTGCAAAGGTGGATATCTAA
- a CDS encoding biopolymer transporter ExbD yields the protein MGAHKPKRIGFKLDMTPLVDVAFLLLTFFMFTAKFKSEAESEQKFQIKRPVASPDTAKLPERGTALVKIGIDEKGDTLMYYAVISEKDRKSIYTAQGVDPSEANNAQVTVRDTVTLANLVLQTRRTNPKIKFMIDADKRVRYGRIEQVMNTFRSQGATLFNFVTVNRSQQG from the coding sequence ATGGGAGCACATAAACCAAAACGGATTGGCTTCAAGCTGGACATGACACCGCTGGTTGACGTAGCGTTCTTGCTGCTGACCTTCTTCATGTTCACGGCGAAGTTCAAATCGGAAGCCGAAAGCGAGCAAAAGTTCCAGATCAAACGCCCTGTGGCTTCGCCCGATACCGCGAAACTGCCGGAGCGGGGAACCGCCCTTGTGAAGATTGGCATTGATGAAAAAGGGGATACCCTGATGTACTACGCCGTTATCAGCGAGAAGGACCGCAAGTCCATCTACACCGCGCAAGGGGTGGACCCTTCCGAGGCGAACAACGCCCAAGTTACCGTGCGCGACACCGTTACCCTGGCAAACTTGGTGCTGCAGACCCGCCGCACCAATCCCAAAATCAAATTCATGATTGATGCCGACAAACGGGTTCGCTACGGGCGCATCGAGCAGGTGATGAACACCTTCCGCTCGCAAGGGGCAACGCTGTTCAACTTCGTGACCGTCAACCGAAGCCAGCAGGGATAA
- a CDS encoding DUF1573 domain-containing protein: MKRMKLSAMMATAFAALALVTASATAQQQPGKIEIVGGATYDWGNVAPGDLKATIEVKNVGEGVLNVKEVRPGCGCTAAPIDKNILNPGEVGKISVTLRASTSTGPLQKSITVTSDDPQTPVTIIYLKANVKRPFRVDPDWISVLNGKVGVESAVTVNIQNTGEEELMIFPPEANVTATVRFDLTTPKNLKPGESTPLTVFVTPTKTGPIAGQVKIKTSSKEMPEKAVDVVGSDVTAAGNAPTHN; this comes from the coding sequence ATGAAACGCATGAAACTATCCGCAATGATGGCCACTGCCTTTGCTGCATTGGCACTGGTAACGGCATCGGCAACTGCCCAACAACAGCCCGGAAAGATTGAGATTGTTGGCGGGGCAACATACGATTGGGGCAATGTGGCACCGGGAGATTTGAAGGCCACGATTGAGGTGAAAAATGTTGGCGAAGGGGTGCTGAACGTGAAAGAAGTCCGCCCAGGGTGTGGCTGCACGGCAGCCCCGATTGACAAGAATATCCTGAATCCTGGCGAAGTCGGTAAAATCAGCGTTACGCTGCGTGCTTCCACCAGCACTGGGCCATTGCAGAAATCTATCACCGTCACCTCCGACGATCCCCAAACTCCGGTGACGATTATCTACCTGAAGGCCAACGTCAAACGCCCCTTCCGTGTTGATCCCGATTGGATCTCGGTCCTGAATGGAAAAGTTGGTGTGGAAAGCGCGGTGACGGTGAACATCCAAAACACCGGCGAAGAGGAGCTGATGATCTTCCCACCGGAAGCCAACGTTACCGCCACTGTCCGGTTTGATCTGACAACGCCAAAGAACCTGAAACCAGGGGAATCAACCCCACTGACCGTCTTTGTCACGCCAACAAAAACCGGTCCGATTGCTGGGCAAGTGAAGATCAAAACCAGCAGCAAGGAGATGCCGGAGAAAGCCGTTGACGTTGTTGGGTCCGATGTCACCGCTGCCGGAAACGCTCCCACCCATAATTGA